A window from Rana temporaria chromosome 8, aRanTem1.1, whole genome shotgun sequence encodes these proteins:
- the LOC120909399 gene encoding gastrula zinc finger protein XlCGF7.1-like: MYMRSEERCKEEGTDMEIGAGGQNGRKAPEQSLVLSTFCKLEGDNSDQSSPEDVSITPTVLSSMDQSPDPCSPQGSSLDNSRTVATSIHLGLHDVDGSPDHLSPVRSSLDRSRIVTSNFHFGLHGAPRSPDPTNPGEAFPDKLNTVSHRTVRGGEKFFPCLDCGRHFSQQSKLLIHRRIHTGEKPFPCLDCGKGFTHKSYLVQHQRIHSGEKPYVCSECGKCFTRKADLVTHFRIHTGEKPFPCAECGKCFTQKSASVRHQRFHTGEKPFPCAECGKCFTHKPALLKHQKIHVRERCTKTLQCMDCGKCLGKK, from the exons ATGTACATGAGGAGTGAAGAACGGTGCAAAGAGGAAGGAACTGATATGGAGATCGGCGCAG GTGGGCAGAACGGCAGGAAAGCCCCCGAGCAAAGCCTTGTTTTATCCACATTCTGTAAATTAGAAGGTGACAACTCTGATCAAAGTTCTCCTGAAGATGTCTCCATAACCCCGACAGTACTATCCAGCATGGACCAATCACCCGATCCCTGTAGTCCTCAGGGATCTTCTCTCGACAACTCTCGTACTGTCGCTACAAGTATCCATCTGGGACTTCACGACGTCGATGGATCCCCCGATCACTTGAGCCCCGTACGATCTTCCCTTGATAGATCCCGGATTGTCACCTCCAATTTTCATTTTGGACTTCACGGCGCGCCGAGGTCACCAGATCCCACCAACCCTGGAGAAGCTTTCCCAGATAAACTGAACACCGTTTCACACCGGACGGTTCGAGGAGGCGAGAAATTCTTCCCCTGTCTGGACTGCGGCAGACATTTTAGCCAGCAATCCAAGCTCCTCATCCATCGCAGgattcacacgggagagaagccgttcCCCTGTCTGGACTGTGGCAAAGGATTCACCCACAAGTCCTACCTGGTCCAGCACCAGCGGATCCactcgggggagaagccatatgtGTGCTCCGAGTGCGGAAAGTGTTTCACCCGCAAGGCCGACCTGGTCACGCACTTCCGGATCCACACCGGCGAGAAGCCCTTCCCCTGCGCCGAGTGTGGCAAGTGCTTTACGCAGAAGTCGGCGTCCGTCCGGCATCAACGGTTCCACACCGGAGAGAAGCCCTTCCCCTGCGCCGAGTGCGGGAAGTGCTTCACGCACAAACCTGCTCTGCTCAAACACCAAAAGATTCACGTGCGGGAAAGGTGCACCAAGACCCTGCAATGTATGGACTGCGGCAAGTGCTTGGGGAAGAAGTAA